From Mucilaginibacter rubeus, a single genomic window includes:
- a CDS encoding xanthine dehydrogenase family protein molybdopterin-binding subunit encodes METNSISRRNFLRVSGLAGTALCLGFYFPANAKNEELIAASADGQSGFEFNAWMRIDTDGKVTLTDHRAEMGQGSYQSVPQIIAEELEVDLKDINVIFAIGDPDKYGSQITGGSSTIRGSYKKLLNLSATAREMLITAAANKWGVPASKCYAQSGHVIHKPSGKKFNYGELVTDASKLSPPKDVKLKSISEYKLIRKPLNRLDTPMKTNGEAIFGLDKKLPGMLHAAVERSPRLRGKIKSFDDSAALKVPGVKKVFKIQMMVFNTTRDGVVVIADSTWAAMQGRKALRVEWDDSGFEHVNTIDIYKAHEELLKKEEGLSHKKQGDPDGALAKATQQIDVIYQTPYQSHAAMEPLNCAAYYQPDKIEIWGPIQAPDWVLNDISTKFKMPKDKVIVNMTFLGGGFGRKAFLDYTHEVVAISKEIGAPVQVVWSREDDIKQGPYRAGISYRGQGSIENGEISALKFKMAGQNIDHWNGPARGKANGSTSEGFLKPYYDSIKNISFADVPYEMPLPNMWWRSVYASTNGFAYESFMNEMAVLAGQDQLDFRRKYLKDERCQRLIDRMEEVSGWKSRQKNQGYGVAITECFETTVGQVVKVSRNAEGKVKIDKVWAVMDCGWYVNPDIIKAQVEGSVVMALGAATIHEITFKNGLVEQNNFYDYLMPRMSDAPPVEVHIMENTADAGGVGEPGLPPFAPALTDAIYDLTGNRIRKLPFNMNAV; translated from the coding sequence ATGGAAACCAACTCAATATCAAGAAGGAATTTTCTGCGGGTGTCTGGCCTGGCAGGAACAGCGCTATGCTTAGGCTTTTATTTTCCGGCCAATGCAAAAAATGAAGAACTGATCGCCGCCTCGGCAGATGGTCAGTCGGGCTTTGAATTTAATGCCTGGATGCGGATAGATACCGATGGCAAGGTTACCCTGACGGATCACCGTGCAGAAATGGGGCAGGGCTCTTACCAGTCGGTTCCGCAGATTATTGCCGAAGAACTGGAAGTTGATCTGAAAGATATAAATGTCATATTCGCCATAGGCGATCCTGATAAATATGGCAGCCAGATCACAGGTGGCAGTTCTACCATCAGGGGATCGTATAAAAAGCTGCTTAATTTGAGCGCTACCGCGCGTGAAATGCTTATTACTGCGGCAGCCAACAAATGGGGCGTTCCTGCGAGTAAGTGTTATGCGCAATCGGGCCATGTAATCCATAAACCTTCCGGTAAAAAATTCAATTACGGCGAACTGGTAACGGATGCCTCAAAGCTTTCACCGCCAAAAGATGTAAAGCTTAAAAGCATTTCGGAATACAAACTGATCCGTAAGCCACTTAATCGGCTCGATACGCCAATGAAAACCAATGGCGAGGCTATTTTTGGCCTGGATAAAAAACTGCCAGGTATGTTACACGCCGCGGTTGAAAGAAGCCCGAGGTTGCGTGGAAAGATAAAGAGCTTTGATGACTCAGCTGCACTTAAAGTTCCGGGTGTCAAGAAGGTATTTAAAATACAAATGATGGTTTTTAATACCACGCGTGATGGAGTGGTTGTTATTGCCGATTCGACCTGGGCTGCCATGCAAGGCAGGAAAGCTTTGCGGGTTGAATGGGATGATAGCGGTTTTGAACACGTAAATACCATTGATATCTACAAAGCCCATGAAGAGTTGCTCAAAAAGGAAGAAGGGTTATCGCACAAAAAACAAGGAGATCCTGACGGCGCTTTAGCCAAGGCGACGCAACAGATCGACGTGATCTATCAAACGCCATATCAGTCGCATGCCGCTATGGAGCCTTTAAATTGCGCTGCATATTATCAGCCGGATAAAATTGAGATCTGGGGGCCGATACAGGCGCCGGATTGGGTGTTGAATGATATCAGTACCAAATTCAAGATGCCGAAAGATAAAGTGATAGTTAACATGACTTTTTTAGGCGGCGGTTTCGGTCGAAAAGCCTTTTTAGATTATACCCATGAAGTTGTTGCAATCTCGAAAGAGATTGGCGCACCGGTTCAGGTAGTATGGTCGCGCGAAGATGATATAAAACAGGGGCCTTATCGTGCCGGGATTTCTTACCGTGGTCAGGGATCAATTGAAAATGGAGAGATAAGCGCCCTGAAATTCAAAATGGCTGGTCAAAATATCGATCATTGGAATGGCCCTGCGCGTGGCAAAGCTAACGGAAGTACTTCAGAAGGCTTTTTAAAGCCTTACTATGATAGTATAAAAAATATCAGTTTTGCTGATGTGCCTTATGAAATGCCGTTGCCCAATATGTGGTGGCGCTCTGTTTATGCCTCAACCAATGGTTTTGCTTACGAAAGTTTCATGAATGAGATGGCCGTTTTAGCCGGACAGGATCAGTTGGATTTCAGGAGGAAATACCTGAAAGACGAGCGTTGCCAACGATTGATAGATCGGATGGAAGAGGTTTCCGGATGGAAATCAAGGCAAAAAAATCAGGGTTACGGCGTGGCCATTACAGAATGCTTTGAAACCACCGTGGGGCAGGTAGTGAAAGTTTCCAGGAATGCGGAAGGCAAAGTTAAGATAGATAAAGTTTGGGCCGTAATGGACTGTGGGTGGTACGTTAACCCGGATATCATCAAGGCACAGGTGGAAGGCTCGGTAGTGATGGCCCTTGGGGCAGCTACCATACACGAGATCACCTTTAAAAACGGCCTGGTGGAGCAGAATAATTTTTATGACTACCTGATGCCGCGAATGAGCGATGCCCCGCCTGTGGAAGTACATATTATGGAAAACACGGCGGATGCCGGTGGTGTTGGGGAGCCTGGCTTGCCGCCGTTTGCGCCTGCGCTTACCGATGCTATTTATGATCTTACCGGTAACCGTATCAGGAAACTGCCTTTTAATATGAATGCCGTTTAA
- a CDS encoding XdhC family protein → MKEIIDIVAAYEEAVKSGKKTALATVVLVEGSAYRRAGARMLITEDGQLTGAISGGCLEGDALRKARMVILQQESLLVTYDTMDDDDAKLGVGLGCNGIIHILIEPINDKQPNPVTLLKAVIASRGYTVLVTVFSMTDRKAPQPGSCLCLTGNETLPNGLETLPYQNELLEDARNALDNQRSSVTAYNGYTAFVECVKPLISLVIIGAGNDAMPLTKIASVLGWNITLVDGRPNYATAERFPSVNKIVIAKPDQVLANLEINEWTAFVLMTHNYNYEIAFLKSILPLQTSYIGILGPRKKLERMLDELEAGGTFVSPANLEAIYGPVGLDIGSETSEEIALSIVAEIKAVFAARNGNSLKYKTSLIHSA, encoded by the coding sequence ATGAAAGAAATCATTGACATCGTAGCGGCTTATGAGGAGGCGGTAAAATCGGGCAAAAAGACGGCCTTGGCTACGGTGGTGCTCGTGGAAGGTTCGGCTTACCGTAGGGCGGGGGCACGGATGCTGATCACCGAAGATGGTCAGCTAACAGGTGCTATAAGCGGCGGTTGCCTGGAAGGAGATGCCTTGCGCAAAGCCCGCATGGTTATTTTACAGCAGGAGTCGCTTCTGGTTACTTATGATACGATGGATGACGACGATGCCAAACTTGGTGTAGGCCTCGGTTGCAATGGTATTATACATATCCTCATCGAGCCCATTAATGACAAGCAACCAAACCCGGTAACCCTGCTGAAAGCGGTAATAGCCTCACGCGGATACACAGTTTTAGTTACGGTATTCTCCATGACCGACCGTAAGGCTCCGCAACCGGGATCGTGTTTATGCCTGACTGGAAATGAAACTTTGCCAAACGGATTAGAAACATTGCCATATCAGAATGAGTTGCTGGAGGATGCAAGAAATGCACTGGATAATCAGCGCTCGTCGGTTACCGCCTATAATGGTTATACCGCCTTTGTTGAATGCGTTAAGCCTTTAATCTCTTTAGTAATCATCGGCGCGGGGAATGATGCTATGCCTTTAACCAAAATAGCCTCGGTATTAGGTTGGAATATTACTTTGGTTGACGGCAGGCCTAATTACGCTACAGCAGAACGGTTCCCCTCGGTAAATAAGATAGTAATTGCAAAACCCGACCAGGTTTTGGCTAATCTTGAAATAAACGAATGGACAGCCTTTGTGCTGATGACGCATAATTATAACTACGAGATTGCTTTTCTGAAATCCATTTTACCCTTACAAACTTCTTATATCGGAATTTTAGGTCCCCGGAAAAAATTGGAGCGTATGCTGGATGAATTGGAGGCAGGGGGAACATTTGTTAGTCCCGCAAATCTCGAAGCTATTTACGGGCCGGTTGGTCTGGATATCGGCTCGGAAACATCAGAAGAGATCGCATTATCAATTGTAGCGGAAATAAAAGCGGTGTTTGCAGCACGAAACGGAAACTCGTTGAAATATAAAACAAGCCTGATCCACAGCGCTTAA
- a CDS encoding thiamine pyrophosphate-dependent enzyme: protein MSKKVAEQLVDMLIQAGIKRIYAITGDSLNELNDAVRRTPELKWIHVRNEEAGAFAASADAQLSGLACCAGSSGPGHVHLVNGLYDAHRSGAPVLAIASTCATKEFGSNYFQETNVIKLFDDCSYYNQVAANNKQVPRMVQAAIQTAIQRKGVGVLGFPGDVAGEEAVEIDSSVNNFFCKANITPVWEELVQLSDLINRHPKVCIFGGIGCADAHDEVVELASLIKAPVGYSFRGKMFLEHDNPYEVGMTGLLGLPAAYHSMHESDLVILLGTDFPYTPFYPQDKKIVQIDIKPENLGRRAKLYMGLYGDIKSTLKALIPLLKEKTDRSFLDAQLHVHAKVKEQQQAYIKDYGKHDAIHPEALAALVDEYASDDAIFTCDTGMCNVWSARHISANGRRSMIGSFVHGSMANAMPHAIGAALACPDRQVVAMCGDGGISMLLGDLATIKQYNLPIKIIVFNNRALGMVKLEMEVMGLPDFEVDMHNPDFTLVAESMGIKGITINDPQDLEQGIAEAFAHEGPVLVNVYTDGTALALPPHIELKMVAGMAVSMTKMMLGGKFDEVLATVKGNYKHLPEIFD, encoded by the coding sequence ATGTCAAAAAAAGTAGCTGAACAGCTTGTAGATATGCTGATACAGGCAGGTATTAAGCGCATTTACGCCATTACGGGCGATAGTTTGAACGAACTTAACGATGCCGTCCGCAGAACTCCCGAATTAAAATGGATCCATGTACGTAATGAGGAAGCCGGCGCTTTTGCAGCCTCGGCCGATGCGCAATTAAGCGGTCTTGCCTGCTGCGCAGGCAGTAGTGGGCCGGGGCATGTGCATTTGGTAAACGGTCTTTATGATGCTCACCGTTCGGGAGCCCCTGTTCTGGCTATTGCATCAACCTGCGCCACCAAGGAGTTTGGCAGCAATTACTTCCAGGAAACCAATGTTATTAAGCTTTTTGACGATTGCAGCTACTATAACCAGGTAGCCGCCAATAATAAACAGGTACCACGTATGGTGCAGGCTGCTATTCAAACCGCAATTCAGCGTAAGGGTGTTGGCGTTTTGGGCTTTCCGGGAGATGTGGCAGGAGAGGAGGCGGTGGAAATTGATTCATCGGTAAATAACTTTTTTTGCAAGGCCAATATTACCCCGGTATGGGAAGAGCTGGTACAACTATCTGATCTAATCAACCGTCATCCTAAGGTTTGCATTTTTGGTGGTATTGGTTGTGCCGATGCACACGATGAAGTTGTTGAACTTGCTTCGTTGATCAAAGCCCCGGTTGGTTATTCCTTCCGCGGGAAAATGTTTTTGGAGCACGATAACCCTTACGAGGTTGGCATGACCGGTTTGCTTGGTCTCCCTGCTGCCTATCATAGCATGCATGAGAGCGATCTTGTTATCCTTTTGGGTACCGATTTTCCTTACACGCCTTTCTATCCGCAGGATAAAAAGATAGTGCAGATTGATATCAAGCCCGAAAATCTTGGTCGGCGGGCCAAATTGTATATGGGCCTTTATGGCGATATTAAATCTACTTTAAAAGCTTTAATCCCCTTACTTAAAGAAAAAACCGACAGAAGCTTTTTAGACGCTCAGCTGCACGTACATGCCAAAGTGAAAGAACAGCAGCAGGCTTATATTAAAGACTATGGCAAACATGACGCTATCCACCCGGAAGCTCTGGCGGCTTTGGTGGACGAATATGCTTCTGACGACGCTATTTTTACCTGTGACACCGGTATGTGTAACGTTTGGAGTGCCCGGCATATCAGCGCGAATGGTCGCCGATCTATGATCGGCTCGTTTGTTCATGGCTCTATGGCTAATGCCATGCCGCATGCCATAGGGGCCGCGTTGGCCTGCCCTGACAGGCAGGTAGTGGCTATGTGTGGTGATGGAGGTATCTCTATGTTATTGGGTGATCTGGCTACCATCAAACAATATAATCTGCCTATAAAAATTATTGTGTTTAATAACCGCGCGCTGGGTATGGTGAAGCTTGAGATGGAGGTAATGGGTTTACCGGATTTCGAGGTCGACATGCACAACCCTGATTTTACGCTCGTGGCCGAATCAATGGGTATAAAAGGGATCACAATAAATGATCCGCAGGATCTTGAACAGGGGATAGCCGAGGCTTTCGCGCACGAGGGACCTGTGTTGGTGAATGTTTATACCGACGGAACAGCCCTTGCCCTCCCTCCGCATATCGAACTTAAAATGGTTGCTGGCATGGCTGTTTCTATGACCAAAATGATGCTTGGTGGTAAATTTGATGAGGTTTTAGCAACTGTAAAAGGCAACTATAAGCATTTGCCTGAGATATTTGATTAA
- a CDS encoding GNAT family N-acetyltransferase — protein MVPIKGSKFILRPWRLTDAASLQRHANNINVARFLFDRFPHPYTKADAERWVLAHQSKAVVTNLAIVIDDNAVGAIDFKQGDDIYRKSASIGYWLGEQYWGRGIATEAIRLIIPYAFYNFDIIRIQATVNGNNLASMRVLEKAGFTKEGIMKDAIIKGGEIMDEHLYAILKDA, from the coding sequence ATGGTACCAATTAAAGGCAGCAAGTTCATTTTAAGACCGTGGCGATTAACCGACGCTGCATCATTACAACGTCATGCCAATAATATCAATGTTGCTCGTTTCCTGTTTGATCGCTTTCCGCACCCCTATACCAAGGCTGATGCTGAAAGATGGGTATTAGCTCATCAAAGTAAGGCCGTTGTGACAAATTTAGCTATCGTAATCGACGATAACGCGGTTGGGGCAATTGACTTTAAGCAAGGTGATGACATCTATCGCAAGAGTGCCTCAATAGGGTATTGGTTGGGAGAGCAGTATTGGGGCAGGGGAATAGCCACCGAAGCTATTCGGTTAATTATTCCATATGCGTTTTACAACTTTGATATCATCCGGATCCAGGCTACTGTAAATGGTAACAACCTGGCATCAATGCGGGTGCTTGAAAAAGCGGGTTTTACTAAGGAGGGTATCATGAAAGACGCGATCATAAAAGGCGGCGAAATTATGGATGAGCACTTATATGCGATTCTTAAAGATGCCTGA
- a CDS encoding MFS transporter: MEAKNNKKTIWAWCMFDWANQSYNIVITSTIFPAYFVEVTKFNSKNTQMVTFFGHKYVNTVLSNYILGLSYLIVAAILPILTSIADYRGNKKSYLQLFTWLGSLACAGLFFFKPGTGLEIPMLCFGLASIGYCGGFVFYNSYLPQIATPDKQDAVSAKGFIYGYVGSIVVQVLCFIVVLQPNWFGITDDWLPARISFLMVFVWWIGFSVIPFRLLPKGQPNAGKHSYNVLTGGFKELAKVFGKVRKMPLLKRFLASFFLYSVGVQTIMLVAANFAAKELHMPDAALISIVLIIQVVAVPGALIASKSSEKFGNVRTLVGLVAVWSAICLYAYFITSSTQFYAAAVVIGIVMGGVQSLSRSTYSKYLPENIPDTASYFSFYDVTEKLSIVVGLFCFGFVEAVTNEMRDSTLALDGFFVLGLIMLIVLMFTESKIRKQNVEAGV; encoded by the coding sequence ATGGAAGCAAAAAATAATAAAAAAACCATCTGGGCCTGGTGTATGTTTGATTGGGCCAATCAGTCATACAATATCGTTATTACCTCTACTATTTTCCCTGCATACTTTGTAGAGGTAACCAAGTTCAATTCAAAAAACACCCAAATGGTTACTTTCTTTGGGCATAAGTATGTGAACACGGTTTTATCAAACTATATATTGGGCTTATCCTATCTAATCGTGGCGGCTATATTGCCCATCCTTACTTCCATAGCCGATTACCGGGGCAATAAAAAATCATACTTACAATTATTTACCTGGTTGGGTAGTTTGGCTTGTGCCGGCTTGTTTTTCTTTAAACCGGGCACGGGGCTTGAAATCCCGATGCTGTGCTTTGGGCTCGCCTCGATAGGTTATTGCGGCGGCTTTGTGTTTTATAATTCGTATCTGCCACAAATTGCCACACCCGATAAACAAGATGCTGTGAGCGCCAAAGGATTTATTTATGGCTATGTTGGCAGCATAGTGGTGCAAGTATTGTGCTTTATCGTGGTGCTTCAGCCAAATTGGTTTGGCATTACCGACGATTGGCTACCGGCCCGGATCTCATTCCTGATGGTTTTTGTTTGGTGGATTGGTTTTTCTGTTATCCCGTTCCGCCTGCTTCCTAAAGGACAACCTAACGCCGGTAAACATAGCTATAATGTACTTACAGGTGGCTTTAAAGAACTGGCCAAAGTTTTTGGCAAGGTGCGCAAAATGCCCTTGCTTAAACGCTTCCTGGCTTCATTTTTCCTTTATTCGGTTGGTGTGCAAACCATTATGCTGGTCGCGGCTAATTTTGCTGCCAAAGAATTACACATGCCCGATGCTGCCCTGATCTCAATCGTGCTCATCATACAGGTTGTCGCAGTACCGGGCGCATTGATCGCATCCAAATCATCTGAGAAGTTTGGAAATGTGCGCACATTGGTTGGCTTAGTGGCGGTATGGTCGGCCATTTGCCTTTATGCTTACTTTATCACCAGCTCAACCCAGTTTTACGCGGCGGCAGTGGTTATCGGCATAGTGATGGGAGGGGTACAATCCTTATCGCGCTCAACCTACTCCAAATACTTGCCCGAGAATATTCCGGATACGGCTTCGTATTTCAGCTTTTATGATGTTACCGAAAAGCTTTCGATTGTGGTTGGCCTGTTTTGCTTTGGTTTTGTGGAGGCCGTAACTAACGAAATGCGCGACTCTACGCTTGCTCTTGACGGCTTTTTTGTGTTGGGATTAATTATGCTTATCGTACTGATGTTTACCGAGAGCAAGATCCGCAAGCAAAACGTTGAAGCTGGTGTCTAA
- a CDS encoding DinB family protein, with translation METNAIQQPTETGVVSVYTPDQLLQSWLGQRRVTRRLIEAFPQEALFNYSIGGMRPFSEMVKEIISMSSPGVKGLVTNDWTPIAGLDHHTGKVEAHSKNDLLKLWDNATEDITSYWAQIPAERFQETVLAFGQYEGVANSIIQYIIDNEIHHRGQAYVYLRSLGIEPPAFYDRS, from the coding sequence ATGGAAACCAACGCAATTCAACAACCAACAGAAACTGGTGTAGTATCTGTTTATACACCCGATCAACTTTTACAAAGCTGGCTTGGTCAGCGCCGTGTTACCCGTCGCCTGATTGAAGCTTTTCCGCAGGAAGCGCTTTTTAACTATTCGATAGGTGGAATGCGCCCCTTTTCAGAAATGGTGAAAGAAATCATCAGCATGAGTAGCCCCGGGGTAAAGGGACTTGTAACCAACGACTGGACACCAATCGCAGGCCTCGATCATCATACCGGGAAAGTTGAAGCCCACTCGAAAAATGATCTTTTAAAGTTGTGGGACAACGCGACCGAAGATATAACAAGCTACTGGGCGCAGATCCCTGCCGAACGCTTTCAGGAAACAGTATTGGCTTTTGGTCAGTACGAAGGGGTTGCAAACAGCATTATTCAATACATCATCGATAATGAAATTCATCACCGCGGCCAGGCTTATGTCTATCTCCGCTCATTAGGAATTGAGCCGCCTGCGTTTTATGACAGAAGCTAA
- a CDS encoding YnfA family protein gives MAILRSFALFLLAGLFEIGGGYLVWLWLKEDKPFWFGITGAVILALYGVVATWQTANFGRVYAAYGGIFIVMALIWAWKVDGFKPDRYDIIGALVALIGACIIVYAPRGH, from the coding sequence ATGGCAATCCTTCGCTCTTTTGCTTTGTTTTTATTGGCCGGTTTATTTGAAATAGGTGGAGGCTACCTGGTTTGGCTTTGGCTCAAAGAAGATAAGCCGTTTTGGTTCGGAATTACAGGTGCTGTTATCCTTGCGCTTTACGGGGTTGTTGCTACCTGGCAAACCGCTAACTTCGGGCGTGTGTATGCGGCTTACGGCGGCATTTTTATTGTGATGGCGTTAATCTGGGCCTGGAAGGTTGACGGTTTTAAGCCAGACAGGTATGATATTATCGGAGCTTTGGTTGCCTTGATAGGTGCTTGTATCATTGTTTACGCGCCGCGCGGACATTGA
- a CDS encoding MFS transporter, with product MENKNNKKTIRAWAFFDWANSAYNLVITSTIFPAYYVAITTNHANGDRVNFFGKSFVNTALSDYALSAAYLVMVLLLPILSSIADYKGNKKIFMLFFTLLGSAACCALFNFDKDHLEMGVICFALAAIGYSGGFVFYNSYLPEIATIDMQDNVSAKGFTYGYIGSVLLQLICFLFVLKGEWFGIVDKTFAPRLSFLLVGLWWIGFAMIPFSVLPKGSPNAVSHSHNIIKGGFIELGHVWKKVKEMPLLKRFLPSFFFYSMGVQTIMLVATGFAAKELKMETPQLITIILIIQLVAIFGATLMSRLSGKYGNVRVLIGVVILWIGVCIAAYFTYTQTQFYIIAVVVGLVMGGIQSMSRSTYSKYLPENIPDTASFFSFYDVTEKLAIVGGVFSFGFFEEITGSPRNSVLVLGVFFIVGLILLFSLLKAERNVNKNLDFSAR from the coding sequence ATGGAAAACAAAAACAACAAAAAAACCATAAGGGCATGGGCTTTCTTTGATTGGGCCAATTCTGCCTATAACCTTGTCATCACTTCAACCATTTTTCCGGCGTATTATGTTGCCATAACAACCAATCATGCCAATGGTGATAGGGTTAACTTTTTCGGGAAAAGCTTTGTAAACACTGCGCTTTCAGATTATGCTTTGTCGGCTGCTTACCTGGTGATGGTATTGCTACTGCCCATATTATCATCTATTGCCGATTATAAAGGCAATAAAAAGATTTTTATGCTGTTTTTTACGCTGCTTGGTTCGGCGGCATGCTGCGCGTTGTTCAATTTTGATAAAGATCACCTGGAGATGGGCGTGATCTGTTTTGCTCTGGCGGCTATTGGTTACAGCGGAGGTTTTGTGTTTTATAATTCATACCTGCCCGAAATTGCTACGATTGATATGCAGGATAACGTAAGCGCCAAAGGTTTTACCTACGGTTATATAGGCAGCGTACTGCTGCAGCTTATTTGCTTTTTGTTTGTGCTGAAAGGGGAGTGGTTTGGTATTGTTGACAAAACCTTTGCGCCGCGCCTGTCGTTTCTATTGGTAGGTTTATGGTGGATAGGGTTTGCCATGATCCCGTTCAGCGTGTTGCCTAAAGGTAGCCCTAACGCGGTAAGCCATAGCCATAACATTATAAAGGGGGGATTTATTGAGTTAGGCCATGTTTGGAAAAAGGTTAAGGAAATGCCGCTGTTAAAGCGGTTTTTACCGTCGTTCTTTTTTTATTCGATGGGGGTACAAACCATTATGTTGGTAGCTACCGGTTTTGCTGCCAAGGAATTGAAAATGGAAACCCCGCAGTTGATCACGATAATTTTAATTATTCAATTGGTTGCTATTTTCGGTGCAACGCTCATGTCGCGCTTGTCGGGTAAATATGGCAACGTAAGGGTATTAATAGGCGTGGTGATCCTGTGGATTGGTGTTTGCATAGCTGCTTACTTTACATATACGCAAACACAGTTCTACATCATAGCTGTTGTGGTAGGTTTAGTGATGGGAGGTATCCAGTCTATGTCGCGCTCAACGTATTCAAAATATCTGCCCGAAAATATCCCGGATACGGCATCCTTTTTCAGCTTTTATGATGTTACCGAAAAGCTGGCTATAGTAGGTGGTGTATTTAGCTTTGGTTTTTTTGAAGAAATAACCGGAAGTCCGCGAAATTCAGTCCTGGTATTGGGCGTATTTTTCATTGTCGGCTTAATTTTATTATTTTCTTTGCTGAAAGCGGAACGAAACGTCAATAAAAATTTGGATTTTAGCGCCCGTTAA
- a CDS encoding (Fe-S)-binding protein produces MKVELFIPCFIDQLFPETAFNTVKLLEKAGCKVSYNPAQTCCGQPAFNAGFWDDAKEVGSKFLSDFSEDSVIVSPSASCTGMVKNYYNDLFTNTAVHNKCRAIQGNIYELSDFLVNILEYDYFGAELDGKAVYHDSCAGLRECKIKDEPRQLLSKVLGLELLDLKDGETCCGFGGTFAVKFDGISTAMAQQKVNNALDAGAEYIISTDASCLMHMQGYIDKNSLPIQTMHIADVLALGWGNV; encoded by the coding sequence ATGAAGGTTGAGTTGTTCATACCGTGTTTTATAGATCAGTTGTTTCCTGAAACAGCTTTTAATACTGTAAAACTGCTGGAGAAAGCAGGTTGCAAGGTTAGTTATAATCCGGCGCAAACCTGCTGCGGTCAGCCGGCTTTTAATGCGGGCTTTTGGGATGATGCCAAAGAGGTTGGTAGCAAATTTTTGAGTGATTTTTCGGAAGATAGTGTTATAGTATCACCTTCGGCATCTTGTACCGGCATGGTGAAAAACTATTATAACGACCTGTTTACCAATACTGCCGTGCATAACAAATGCCGGGCAATACAAGGAAATATCTACGAACTATCCGATTTCTTGGTAAATATCCTGGAGTATGATTATTTCGGCGCGGAGCTTGATGGCAAGGCTGTTTATCATGATAGCTGTGCCGGTCTGCGCGAATGTAAGATCAAAGATGAGCCACGTCAATTGCTCTCTAAAGTACTTGGCCTCGAATTGCTCGACCTGAAAGATGGTGAAACCTGCTGTGGTTTCGGCGGCACCTTTGCAGTTAAGTTTGATGGTATTTCAACAGCGATGGCACAACAAAAGGTAAATAACGCGCTTGATGCCGGCGCGGAATACATCATTTCGACAGATGCATCATGCTTAATGCACATGCAGGGATATATCGATAAAAATAGTTTGCCAATTCAAACCATGCACATCGCTGATGTTTTGGCCCTGGGCTGGGGGAATGTGTAA